The following proteins come from a genomic window of Sebastes fasciatus isolate fSebFas1 chromosome 6, fSebFas1.pri, whole genome shotgun sequence:
- the LOC141768975 gene encoding ankyrin repeat domain-containing protein 31-like isoform X5, with amino-acid sequence MLELHFLSPCSLCGGERRSATQPVQEHHQSVFDHQVVKLLLQHGSNASDRTVGGLSALDMAREENIKELLSFRPSSVPHEQPCEAPAQCRQPGDTSSEVHCQSSLRPSCSDSANVQSRESGDRDGAREPGDIQLRKKDTTTDNLSHSEAIPVVLEEVGRKQTEILTWPLTGPEDADRYQAALTQIQIVLVEVLSKQLLEKDNLAQKYRSVPDFFRQCVLKSHLVSLASRQRTFVAILQKQTHLVEVYVNMKAKFSPQPPNHQDSTVMRQQSDQSYALASTPASSKAREARSCNQRQENHRPVTQTSLLRSAPPNNVTGRTVPRPPAPPLAQGKKAATHTDVLNKKASSCQSSTPQPGNTLQHINFQMKRNNTLIQTRAEDTSTHLSQLVQRGVTLSGSALQLLLKGHWHLAHVLADGSIKDSKGKLHRAPECWLESILGNNIPVSSAYAWDKVTFRDKPLSHYLLNTEAGGKKPGTHPEDEGQHMAGSSQEALTTEAASLRRLMKIKIIHLVGDDEMLPNAIMDCYWEKLLMKDYSESEDWGGELL; translated from the exons GTCGTGAAGCTTCTCCTCCAGCATGGGTCAAACGCCAGTGACAGGACTGTCGGTGGCCTCAGCGCACTGGACATGGCACGAGAGGAGAATATCAAAGAGCTGCTCTCTTTCCGACCATCTTCTGTTCCACATGAGCAGCCTTGTGAAGCCCCTGCACAATGCAGACAACCAG GTGACACATCTTCAGAGGTTCACTGCCAGAGCAGCTTACGGCCCAGCTGCAGTGATTCGGCAAATGTACAATCCAGAGAGTCAGGTGACAGAGACGGAGCCAGAGAGCCTGGTGACATTCAGCTGAGGAAGAAAGACACCACCACGGATAAT cTGAGTCATTCAGAGGCCATACCAGTGGTTTTGGAAGAGGTGGGGAGGAAACAAACAGAGATATTGACTTGGCCTCTGACAGGTCCGGAGGATGCAG ACAGATATCAAGCTGCTCTAACACAGATCCAGATTGTGCTGGTTGAGGTGCTCAGCAAACAGCTTTTGGAGAAGGACAATCTTGCCCAAAAATACCG GAGCGTGCCCGACTTCTTTCGGCAATGTGTATTGAAAAGTCATCTGGTCTCCCTCGCTTCACGTCAGAGGACCTTTGTGGCGATCCTCCAGAAGCAGACACATTTGGTAGAGGTGTATGTAAACATGAAGGCCAAATTTTCCCCTCAGCCTCCCAACCATCAGGACAGCACAGTAATGAGACAGCAGTCGGATCAATCATACGCTCTGGCTTCCACGCCGGCCTCTTCTAAAGCTAGAGAAGCACGCAGCTGTAATCAAAGACAGGAAAACCACAGACCAGTTACACAGACCAGTCTCTTAAGATCGGCACCTCCAAACAATGTCACTGGCCGTACAGTGCCCAggcctcctgctcctccactGGCCCAGGGGAAAAAGGCTgccacacacactgatgtgcTGAATAAGAAAGCCAGTAGCTGTCAGAGCAGCACCCCACAACCAGGAAATACTTTACAACACATCAACTTCCAGATGAAAAGAAATAATACTCTGATACAGACACGAGCTGAAGACACCAGCACACATCTCTCTCAGCTCGTACAGAGGGGAGTCACGCTGTCTGGAAGTGCTCTACAGCTACTGTTGAAG GGTCACTGGCACCTTGCTCATGTGCTGGCTGACGGCTCGATAAAGGACAGCAAAGGCAAGTTGCACCGGGCTCCAGAATGCTGGCTGGAGTCTATCCTTGGTAACAACATCCCCGTCAGCTCAGCGTACGCCTGGGACAAG GTGACGTTCAGAGACAAACCTTTGTCTCATTACTTATTGAACACGGAggcaggaggaaagaaaccagggACTCATCCTGAGGACGAGGGTCAACACATGGCTGGTTCTTCTCAGGAGGCGCTGACCACAG AGGCAGCCAGCCTGAGACGTCTAATGAAAATCAAGATAATCCACCTGGTGGGTGATGACGAGATGCTGCCGAACGCTATAATGGACTGTTACTGGGAGAAGCTCTTGATGAAAGACTACTCAGAGTCTGAAGACTGGGGGGGTGAATTATTATAA